The following are encoded together in the Deltaproteobacteria bacterium genome:
- the tatA gene encoding twin-arginine translocase TatA/TatE family subunit, with protein sequence MLEGLFQPLHLFVVLVVVLVIFGPSRLPELGESLGRSIRAFKKGLEEPKSLASPKADQQITDDTKA encoded by the coding sequence ATGCTTGAGGGGCTCTTTCAGCCGTTGCATCTGTTCGTGGTGTTGGTCGTCGTCCTCGTCATCTTCGGCCCAAGTAGACTTCCCGAGCTGGGCGAGAGCCTCGGCCGGTCGATCCGCGCGTTCAAGAAGGGGCTCGAAGAGCCGAAGTCGCTCGCGAGCCCGAAGGCGGACCAACAGATCACGGACGACACGAAGGCCTGA